A single Rhopalosiphum padi isolate XX-2018 chromosome 4, ASM2088224v1, whole genome shotgun sequence DNA region contains:
- the LOC132929202 gene encoding putative uncharacterized protein DDB_G0286901, with protein sequence MKIRTNLYLITAIVLSSNLLTLCEGDSDIDHEPFSDQLDDHLDDHLDHIDDLHDLVGPLSTNDKVIHSVELVQHHGDTMTKYATTSHTNQEANNEIFTNTIPTIQQSNMPATFTKVIKKTIIKKSNNDGNNSPETDFSMNDMYSKNILKGNGIGNSMSKSQTLSQMDNMENIDLSVMPSQQNSDLQGNIKNIIHTTVTKTTTSGSPSNELNESFSRKYSLDGLPSNHIISTMSSKNSNNNDGTAGSGSLQTNSMEGNSKIKTISMTGDVIDGNGINTSKRISRTPAGSYRRTKTTIIKQHSIDDDDDRSDLDKSTLEFNTETSPINIASSLTNPLGYNTVTTTTIDRDNSNNNAFNQGTSSRREQTRLNNFNILGNSVSESGISQNPDSFVQTKTTIIKNERAADGIKLDNLNDNKINFNIDDGISNSNNDINSNYIISSSNNGNDNDADFSYNYGYQKGYGNNLHDNYNGNSFGISENKYNGNIISSNMLDNKYVLIPEYSNGKGMKKKRKKKGSNKKYKGGKSKNISHGSRKGNEKSRAQKGRNYKKTRSSKTRNGGSSQYYSSNGYVEGQSKSLNGGSSQYYSSNGYVKGQSKSLNGGSSQYYSSNGYVKGQSKSLSSSDSASDEQFTNTKMPCHCRKGQKLNKRDSSESNQSGNSKEHLGPESHYLSNSMDNQQIKNNGDFIGLPSLLPPFMEREPSQNLIFDMISGQRPDKLFNDGQSGVTTVLNRQGETRSQQIDDHQLPNIDVPNQYLTYQITNMGSLNKPDFKHEQYFGPPDLDLGLGPDKGPGPGPLNGPGPGRGPGPDGGPGPGRGPGPRRGPGPGKDHGPCKGHGPGKGHGPCKGHHKGPGFGKGLGQEANLFDSKQFYDGGYQKYFDFDQRPSLPSLPSQFPYPYSFNKDNLSDFSKMDLTTPKFMNNQSEKENQINLNTISSQIQQNSDNEGSGFNQMDAVNSRSMSTYNSGPIIEFKKTIKTITNIDDNSTPDRHIVRIVSVSPEVDGNNI encoded by the exons ATGAAAATTAGAACTAACCTGTATTTAATTACGGCGATAGTG CTATCATCAAACTTATTGACACTATGTGAAGGCGACAGTGACATTGATCATGAACCATTCTCTGATCAGTTAGATGATCACTTAGATGATCATTTAGATCACATAGACGATTTACATGATTTAGTGGGTCCTTTATCAACTAATGACAAAGTTATTCATAGTGTTGAATTAGTTCAACATCATGGAGATACAATGACTAAATACGCAACAACATCTCATACAAATCAAGAggcaaataatgaaatatttactaaCACGATTCCTACCATACAACAATCTAATATGCCAGCCACTTTTacgaaagtaataaaaaaaacgataataaaaaaatctaacaatGATGGAAATAATTCCCCAGAAACCGATTTTTCAATGAATGATatgtacagtaaaaatatattgaaaggAAACGGAATCGGTAATTCAATGTCAAAGTCTCAAACTTTATCTCAAATGGATAACAtggaaaatattgatttgtCAGTTATGCCTTCACAACAAAATTCTGATCTAcaaggtaatataaaaaatataatacatactacagTAACAAAAACAACTACAAGTGGAAGTCCGTCAAATGAATTAAACGAATCTTTTAGTAGAAAATATAGTTTAGACGGATTACCTTCAAATCATATCATATCTACAATGAGTTCTAAAAACTCTAATAATAATGACGGAACTGCAGGTTCAGGTTCCTTACAAACGAATTCAATGGAaggaaatagtaaaataaaaacaatttcaatgaCAGGAGATGTAATTGATGGGAATGGTATAAATACATCAAAAAGAATATCTCGTACACCAGCGGGTTCCTACAGACGcacaaaaacaacaataataaaacaacatagTATAGATGACGACGATGATCGTAGTGATTTAGATAAATCTACTTTAGAATTTAATACAGAAACATCTCCAATCAATATTGCATCATCATTGACAAACCCTTTAGGGTATAATACAGTAACTACTACAACTATTGACAGggataattctaataataatgcatttaatcaAGGAACCTCATCCAGGAGAGAACAAACccgattaaacaattttaatatcctTGGAAATTCAGTATCTGAAAGTGGAATTTCTCAGAATCCAGACTCATTTGTACAAaccaaaacaacaataataaaaaatgaaagagCGGCCGATGGAATTAAActtgataatttaaatgataacaagataaattttaatattgatgatGGAATTTCTAACTCAAATAATgacataaattcaaattatatcatatctTCGAGTAATAATGGTAACGATAATGACGctgattttagttataattatggTTATCAGAAAGGTTATGGTAATAATCTTCATGATAATTACAATGGTAACTCTTTTGGTATTTCTGAAAATAAGTACAATGGTAATATAATTTCTTCCAATATGTTGGATAATAAATATGTTCTTATACCTGAGTATAGTAATGGAAAaggcatgaaaaaaaaaagaaagaaaaaaggtagtaacaaaaaatataaaggtggtaaatcaaaaaatatatcacatggAAGTAGAAAAGGAAATGAAAAAAGTAGAGCTCAAAAAGgtcgtaattataaaaaaacaagatCATCGAAAACAAGAAATGGAGGAAGTTctcaatattattcatcaaatggTTATGTTGAAGGACAAAGCAAGTCTTTAAATGGAGGAAGTTctcaatattattcatcaaatggTTATGTTAAAGGACAAAGCAAGTCTTTAAATGGAGGAAGTTctcaatattattcatcaaatggTTATGTTAAAGGACAAAGCAAGTCTTTATCATCTTCAGATAGTGCATCAGATGAACAATTTACGAATACAAAAATGCCGTGTCATTGTAGAAAAGgacaaaagttaaataaaagagATAGCAGTGAAAGTAATCAAAGTGGTAATTCAAAAGAACACCTTGGACCAGAGAgtcattatttaagtaattctATGGataatcaacaaataaaaaataatggtgaCTTCATTGGATTACCATCATTACTACCTCCGTTCATGGAGCGTGAACCatcacaaaatttaatttttgatatgatATCAGGACAGCGAccagataaattatttaatgatggGCAATCAGGTGTAACAACAGTCTTAAATAGACAAGGGGAAACTAGAAGTCAACAAATTGACGATCATCAATTACCCAATATTGATGTACCAAATCAATATTTAACATACCAAATAACAAATATGGGTTCACTAAATAAGCCAGATTTTAAGCATGAACAATATTTCGGACCACCAGATTTAGATCTAGGACTTGGTCCGGATAAAGGTCCGGGTCCCGGTCCCCTTAATGGTCCTGGTCCCGGTAGAGGTCCTGGTCCCGATGGGGGTCCTGGTCCCGGTAGAGGTCCTGGTCCCCGTAGAGGTCCCGGTCCCGGCAAAGATCACGGTCCCTGTAAAGGTCACGGTCCCGGTAAAGGTCACGGTCCCTGTAAAGGTCACCATAAAGGTCCAGGTTTCGGTAAAGGTCTAGGTCAAGAAGCTAATCTATTTGAttctaaacaattttatgacGGTGGCTAtcaaaaatactttgattttgaTCAACGACCATCACTACCATCTCTTCCATCGCAGTTTCCATATccatattcatttaataaagataatcTTTCTGATTTTTCTAAAATGGATTTAACTACTCCTAAGTTTATGAATAATCAGTCCGAAAAAGAAAACCAGATAAACTTAAACACTATTTCATCTCAAATACAACAAAACAGTGATAACGAAGGCTCTGGGTTTAATCAAATGGACGCAGTTAATTCAAGATCCATGAGTACGTATAATAGCGGTCCGATTATAGAGTTTAAGAAAACaatcaaaacaataacaaatatagaTGATAATAGTACTCCAGATAGGCATATTGTTCGTATTGTATCAGTTTCACCTGAAGTTGAtggtaacaatatataa
- the LOC132929537 gene encoding uncharacterized protein LOC132929537, translated as MKAQEYILLIFAVLSFWTAPISADIYKAYDPFDWQSERSADFSESLPNESIDTDRSCLEYSDENTFDNVYDYTVQKPNGQDICLNEYAGQVLIIVNYASACGFTYDNVCALSELSKKYKNQGLTILIFPSNDFLENIGGNTAAELLAKNHPEFEVFSEICVNGKAQHPVYRFLTNKLPGTFNSKSIKWNFTKFVVDREGCPVQRFSAIDSFKDIEKLVKELLETPPCKCDDY; from the exons ACAGCACCAATTTCTGCTGACATTTACAAAGCATACGACCCTTTTGACTGGCAATCTGAGCGGTCGGCCGACTTTTCAGAATCGTTACCAAACGAGTCAATCGACACCGACAGATCGTGTTTGGAATACAGTGATGAGAACACATTTGACAATGTTTATGATTACACCGTACAAAAACCTAATGGACAGGATATTTGCTTGAATGAATATGC TGGACAAGTATTGATCATTGTAAATTACGCATCTGCATGTGGTTTCACCTACGACAATGTGTGCGCTCTTTCCGAACTGTctaaaaagtacaaaaatcAAGGCTTAACGATACTGATATTTCCCAGCAACGATTTCTTAGag AATATCGGTGGGAATACCGCAGCAGAACTATTGGCAAAAAACCATCCTGAATTCGAAGTGTTTTCGGAAATATGCGTAAATGGTAAAGCACAACATCCGGTCTACAGATTTCTCACGAATAAGTTACCAGGCACCTTCAACTCCAA AAGTATAAAAtggaattttacaaaatttgtagTAGACAGAGAAGGATGTCCTGTTCAACGATTTTCAGCAATAGacagttttaaa gaCATAGAAAAATTAGTAAAAGAACTTTTAGAGACGCCACCTTGCAAATGTGACGATTATTAA